One genomic window of Leptospira paudalimensis includes the following:
- a CDS encoding TRL-like family protein: MNSLKRHNILFFVIILFFPLFYTGCAVGPTHGYIVTETQFPGTFNPENNVKADKEAKGCQYTVLYLVTYGDAGAGSIAFKNGITKIATIDHSTFSLFSGLIRNYCTFVVGE, from the coding sequence ATGAATTCATTAAAAAGACATAATATTCTATTTTTCGTAATCATTCTATTTTTTCCCCTATTTTATACGGGATGTGCTGTCGGACCTACACATGGGTATATTGTAACGGAGACCCAATTTCCAGGTACATTTAATCCAGAAAATAATGTAAAGGCAGATAAAGAAGCCAAAGGTTGCCAATATACTGTATTGTATTTAGTTACTTACGGAGATGCGGGAGCTGGTAGCATTGCATTCAAAAATGGAATCACCAAAATAGCAACAATTGATCATTCCACCTTTAGTTTGTTTAGCGGACTCATCCGAAATTATTGTACTTTCGTAGTAGGCGAATAA
- the lsa14 gene encoding adhesin Lsa14 — MEFHLKFKIFFLVNYLFLCKCTGFNLLYETSANGNTNPSREYATTAPMWKGGFFYHRNTTPGPIGIGVEPKVEGRACSNSYLGLFSFGNSRIEAAKKNGNIQKVAFVDYENSGVFAGFIYHQFCTIVKGSN; from the coding sequence ATGGAGTTCCATTTGAAATTTAAAATCTTTTTTTTGGTGAATTATTTATTTTTGTGCAAGTGTACGGGCTTTAACTTGTTATACGAAACTTCGGCCAACGGAAATACAAACCCGTCAAGGGAATATGCAACAACTGCTCCCATGTGGAAAGGTGGTTTTTTTTACCACCGCAACACTACCCCTGGGCCCATAGGCATTGGAGTGGAACCAAAAGTAGAAGGTCGAGCTTGTAGTAATTCCTACCTTGGCTTGTTCTCTTTTGGTAATTCAAGGATTGAAGCCGCTAAAAAGAATGGAAACATCCAAAAAGTAGCCTTCGTCGATTATGAAAATTCGGGCGTTTTTGCCGGATTTATTTACCACCAATTTTGTACGATCGTAAAAGGTTCAAATTAA
- a CDS encoding PAS domain S-box protein, translating into MPTTEIKHSLGHILLVEDEAILAVSQAEFLKIKGYSVQHVSNSLDAIDCISSDEKVDLILMDINLSDELDGIQLAKKILEIKEVPILFLSGYSDQKILNRVADLKHYGFIPKITSPDIVECMIKSALKLHAAEQSLAFREKELRITFEAMGDGLIVLTPEGQIREINQKALDMLGYHKNELVNKDLSSFLFLVQAESRMRVSYSFDNDNDQFLESKRRNNLIIISSKGRETNVTETISPILDSNKNLNGIVIVFRENPESPVLVPPKDSESLYAKVFQLSPIAMAISTIKDGTYLDINPAMESIFRFQKSQVIGRKTDDFKAWSNPVQIEKLNAIYRENGRLSGERMSIHHSDGVHHEVLVFSQAIEIAGERFVLWFNLDVTKILDIEGKLAKSLEEKDVLLKELQHRVKNTLAIISGLLNLESFKVENELAKQSFLNAQSRIMSMSKVYENLYQSEDLESVDLRKYIEDLVYSLHDIFVLNPSKIRFDVKLEDIRLDLKRTLPLGLILNELLTNALKYAYPNEKGGDIRIHLSISNQNVMLTVGDDGVGLPESVNIEKGNHFGYELIRSLTSQLKGVFSSVSKKGEGLNIIISFPLHSKD; encoded by the coding sequence ATGCCAACCACTGAGATCAAACATAGTTTAGGTCACATTCTCCTTGTTGAGGATGAGGCGATTTTAGCGGTCTCACAGGCAGAATTTCTTAAAATCAAAGGTTATTCAGTGCAACACGTATCCAATTCATTGGATGCAATTGATTGTATTTCTTCTGATGAAAAAGTTGATTTGATACTAATGGATATTAATTTATCTGATGAGTTAGATGGAATCCAATTAGCCAAAAAAATATTAGAAATCAAAGAAGTTCCAATTTTATTTTTGAGCGGATATTCTGACCAAAAGATTTTAAATCGAGTTGCTGACTTAAAACATTATGGTTTTATTCCCAAAATTACAAGTCCAGACATTGTAGAATGTATGATTAAGTCTGCGCTAAAACTTCATGCTGCAGAACAAAGTTTGGCATTCCGTGAAAAAGAACTTAGGATTACGTTTGAAGCAATGGGTGATGGCCTTATTGTTTTAACTCCTGAGGGACAAATCAGGGAAATTAATCAAAAAGCCTTAGATATGTTAGGTTACCATAAGAACGAACTAGTGAACAAGGATTTGTCTTCGTTTTTATTTTTAGTTCAAGCGGAATCACGTATGCGTGTCTCGTATTCATTTGATAATGATAATGATCAATTTTTAGAATCAAAAAGAAGAAATAATTTAATCATCATTTCAAGTAAAGGCCGGGAAACAAACGTTACAGAAACAATTTCTCCAATTTTAGATTCAAACAAAAATTTAAATGGGATAGTTATTGTTTTTAGAGAAAATCCAGAATCTCCAGTTCTTGTTCCGCCTAAAGATAGTGAAAGCCTTTATGCAAAAGTGTTCCAACTCAGTCCGATAGCTATGGCTATCTCTACCATAAAAGATGGAACCTATCTCGATATCAACCCCGCGATGGAATCCATTTTTCGCTTTCAAAAATCACAAGTAATTGGTCGTAAAACTGATGATTTTAAAGCTTGGAGTAATCCTGTTCAAATTGAAAAACTCAATGCAATTTATCGAGAAAATGGACGATTGTCAGGGGAAAGAATGTCGATCCATCACTCAGATGGAGTCCACCATGAAGTTCTTGTTTTTAGCCAAGCAATTGAAATAGCAGGGGAACGATTTGTTCTTTGGTTTAATCTAGATGTCACAAAGATTTTAGATATCGAAGGTAAATTAGCAAAATCACTCGAAGAAAAAGATGTATTATTAAAAGAATTACAACACCGCGTGAAAAATACTTTGGCGATTATTTCTGGATTACTCAATCTAGAATCTTTTAAAGTTGAAAATGAACTCGCAAAACAATCATTTTTAAATGCTCAGTCACGGATCATGTCGATGTCAAAGGTATACGAAAATTTATACCAATCAGAAGACTTGGAATCTGTTGATCTTCGCAAATACATTGAAGACTTAGTTTACAGTTTGCATGATATTTTTGTTCTGAATCCAAGTAAAATTCGTTTTGATGTGAAGTTGGAAGACATTCGGTTGGATCTAAAACGTACTCTGCCATTGGGTTTGATCTTAAATGAACTTTTGACAAATGCCTTAAAGTATGCTTATCCAAATGAGAAAGGTGGAGATATCAGAATTCATTTGTCTATCTCCAACCAAAACGTAATGTTAACAGTTGGAGATGATGGAGTTGGATTACCAGAATCAGTCAATATTGAAAAAGGAAATCATTTTGGTTACGAACTCATCCGAAGTTTGACTTCTCAACTCAAAGGTGTTTTTTCTTCGGTTTCCAAAAAAGGAGAAGGTTTAAACATCATCATTTCTTTTCCGTTACACAGCAAAGATTGA